The Calothrix sp. PCC 7507 DNA segment TAAAGATAGAAGCGAATTTTTGATGAACAGCACAATTTTTTTTCGTAAAATTATGCATTTTAAAGTTTACTGGTAATTTTTGAACATACAGCAGCAGAAGTAGAGATATATAAACTTATATCGAAGTTGTTCAATTGACTACAGTCTGGTTAGATGGTCTAGACGTTTACTTTCAGCAACTACAAGGCTAGCTACAAGTAATGATCAGAACAACAATTCATGGAATCGCTTTAGGAACTTTCGTTCTCACCAGTGGCGCGAATGCTATTTCCATACCAGATAAAACTTCTACTCCGAAGTCTTCACATATAGCCAGTCATAACCTTCTGGCTATATCTTATCCTCAGAGTAGAAATTATCCTCAGCGTTCACCCTATCCTCAAGCTAGACCTACCAATTCTCAACGTTCACCCTATCCTCAAACTAGACCTACTAATCCCCAAAATTCACCCACTAATCCCCAAAATTCACCTACTAATCCCCAAAATTCACCTACTAATCCCCAAAACACACCTAATAATTCTCAAGGTTCGCAATCTAGCGCCGATACAGCTTCTATAGAAGCGTCGGTTTTTCAGCAAATTAATCAATATCGAGCTTCTATAAATTTACCTGCACTGACACGTAATTCTGCTGCTGACAATCAAGCAAAGATTCATAGTCAGAACATGGCAAGTGGTAAAGTCGGATTTGGACATAGCGGAGCTAGTCAGCGATTTAAAGCGACTGGTATTAGTTACAAATCAGCGGCTGAAAATGTCGCATATAACAGCGGTAGTGACCCTGCTACCAGAGCAGTTCAAGGCTGGCTCAAAAGTCCAGGGCATCTTGCCAACATCAAAGGAAATTTCAGCCTAACGGGGATTGGTGTAGCCAAGAGTAGCGATGGTAAAGTCTACTTAACCCAACTTTTCTTTCTTTCCTAAGTTTTACCAAGAAGAAGTCAGGAGTTAGGAGCCAGAATAACTTTTGTGCGATGTGTACTTCTGTATAGGAATCATATTTGATTTCTGAAAAAATCTCAGTATCTGTAGGGTGCGTTAGGACGGAGTCCTTAACGCACCAAAGTCTTAGGACGGTGCGTTATGCAACGCTTTCACAACGCCAGTTGCTACAACGGAGGAAACCTCCCTCCGGGTGACGCTCCTGCGTCGCTAACGCCAGTTCACGCCACGTACTTTATGCCGGGGAACCCGTCCACTGGACTGGCTCACCGCAACGCACTGGCTCCCCTACGTATATTTCAAAAATCAAATACTAGTCCTATATCAAAAATACATGTATGAAGGTATGAAGTTTTCCTGACCCTTGAATTCTAAATTATTTCATCAAATCTAGTTTTTTTATCTGGCATTTTTAAGACAAAATGTAGTATCTATAACATTTATTTAGTAGATACTACATTATCTTTTGATTGATTCATAAAAACTGCATAATTTTTAGGTAAAAAAATGTATCTTAATGGCAACTTACTTATTTAGGTATTAAAAACTGAAGGCTATTACTTATATTTGTTGAAAAAGACATTAAAACCTTTGCTAAATTCATAAATCCTTAATAGTATCCTAGTATATATTCTTGGAACAATAAGGTAGAGTATAAGTCTTATAACTCTATAGGTTATGTAGTTCTCCATGTTCCGACAGACTGCTTTTGGCATCGCTTTAAGTACGCTTGTCCTTGCCAGTGAATTAACAACTGCTTCTTTCCCACTCCACACTGCTACTAAAAAACAGATTCATCAACCGTTATCGATTTCTTCACATCAAGTTGCATCTACTACTAGTTTTAAAACAACTGCTCTGGAAAAATCAGTTTTTGAGCAAATTAATCGATATCGGGTTTCTCAGGGATTAACAAAGCTGACACTTAATGCAAATATCACTAAGCAGGCAAGGATTCATAGTCAAAACATGGCAAATGGTAAAGTCCCGTTTAGCCATCAGGGATTTGAACGGCGCGTAACTGCTATTCCCCTTATTTACAACAGTGCTGCAGAAAATGTCGCTTTCAACCAGGGATATAGCAATCCTGCATCTGAAGCTGTAACTGGTTGGATTAAAAGTCCAGGACACCTAGAGAATATTAAAGGTAAATACAACCTAACTGGGATTGGTGTTGCAGCTAACAAGAAGGGTGAAGTGTACCTCACGCAAATTTTTCTATACACGAGGTAGATTTAATTTCTGTTTTTTTGGACAATAAATTAATGTAGTGTCTGATAGGACTTTGGTCTGGTAGACACTGCATTTATTCTTGAGTGATTCATGACATTAGATGATTTTCAGGTGAGCGATCGCGACCTTAGTGACGCAGCCTTATCGCAGTATTTAAAATCTGAGGCGATCGCTATCGATACCGAAACGATGGGATTACTACCACAGCGCGATCGCTTATGTCTCGTCCAGCTGTGCAACCTTGAGGGTAACGTGGCTGTAGTTCGCATAGCTAAAGGACAAACCGATGCAGCAAACTTAAAAAAACTTTTAGAAGCAGCGAATATCCAAAAAGTATTTCACTTTGCGCGTTTTGACGTTGCTACCTTGCGTTATCACCTGGGAATTCAAGTCCAGCCGATTTTTTGCACCAAGATTGCTAGTAAATTAGCTCGCACTTATACTAATCGTCACGGATTAAAAGATGTAGTGCAAGAGTTGGAAAAGGTAGAACTAGATAAAAGCGCTCAAAGTTCGGATTGGGGTAACGCTGCTAACTTATCGGCAGATCAACTGAGTTATGCTGCTAATGATGTCCGCTACTTACTCAGTGTGCAACAAAAACTCACAGAAATGCTGAAACGCGAACAACGTTGGGAACTAGCTCAACAATGCTTTCAAGTGTTGCCAACAATAGTATCTTTAGATTTGTTGCAATTCAAAGATTTATTTGAACACTGATTAATTAGAGTCAAGAGTCAAAAGTCCAGAGTTAAGATTCTTTAATTCTTGACCCTTGACCCTTGACTTAAACTTCTTTTCGCTGATTTTCTACATGATTTTGGATGCGAGCTACGACGTTATAATCATCCGCACCTGCGGGAGTTTTTGATTCTATAATCCCCTCTGTTGATCCACCAATTGCTTTCCACGCAGCAAGACCACCTTTGAGTTGAGATACATGCCTAAACCCAGCAGAATGTAGCGATTGTGCGGCTTGGGCACTTTGTTCTTCAGTCGCACCGTAAACATAAATATGACGGTCTTTATCCAATGATGATGTAGCTATGTCTACCAATTCATCGATTGGGGTTGCCATCGCTCCCGTAATATGACCTTCGTTGTAAGTTCTGCGATCGCTCACGTCCAAAATTGTGAAAGCTGGTTCTCCCCATTCCAAACGAGATTTCAATACATGAGCATCAGATTGTGGTTCGATGTGTGGTTGAGAAGGAATAATATTATCTACTAAATTCTTGTTAGCCATAACTGCTCCTTGCTGATTACATTATTAGCAAGTTAGCAAAATATCTAGATTTAATTGCTCTTTCTTTAGTATGAAGATCATGGTAATATTTCTTTAGATAGGGTGGATTATTCAAATAGTTTTAAGCCATTATTCGATTTATATAGTAATCCGATTTAATTTCTGAACAAATCTCAGTATCTGTAGGGGAGCCAGTCAGGACAGCTTGTTTTTTTGTTGCACTTTCCGCTCAAAACAAATCTTTTGAAGTTAAGTGGGCACAATTAAACCTAACTATGTAAAGAAATGTAAACAAGACTCAAATCCTTTCTCCTATGGCAAGATTGCCTATTGCCAACGATAAATATTTATGCATAGCTACTTACTTCTTTTCATAAAAAATAGTGCTTCAAACCCAGTATTGGGGGTTGTTTTTATCACGATTGTCTGCGGTATGGCTACGCTTCGGGCGTAGCTATACCGCATGATCAGGGCTTAGTGAAAAATTAGCTGCACACTACTAAAATTAATAAATAAAACAAGTTCACACAAAAAATATACATTTTGTAACCATTGCGATCGCTAAATTTTTGAGAAATTTAATGGAAAATTAGGATTAGCCAGGTACAACAGTGGCTATACCAGGTAATCAACGGCTACCCTAGGGAAAGTCGCTACGCATCTACGTACACAGATGAAGTAAGCATGAAGATACTCTCACGAAGAGCCAGTGTAGCAAACACAGATACCCTCAGGGTGGCTTCTCACAGAGTAGCGATCGCGATCGCAAATCGCCAAATCAACAATAGGCTAAAAATTTATGGTGATGGCTCCCGCTACTAATCCCAAAATTCTTGTTGTAGATGACGACCACGGCGTCCGCAATCTCATTTATCGTTTTTTAGGTCGAAAATATCAGATAGAATCAGCCTCAGATGGTAAAACAGCTTTATCGATGTTTGATCAATTCAACCCAGCTTTAGTAATTCTGGATTGGAATTTACCAGATACCAATGGCTATAAACTCTGCCAAGAAATGCAGAGTCGCACTAATGTATTAGTAATGATACTGACCAGCCGCAATGATGAAGCCGATAAAATCAGAGTCCTCGCCGCAGGTGCTGACGACTTCATGACTAAACCATTTAGTCTCGCAGAAGTCGAAGTTCGAGTCCAAGCACTTTTACGCCGTATCCGCAGCATCAACCCTTCTCCCACACAACGCCTTGTCTTTCAACAGCTAGCAATTAACCCAGATGGCCGAGAAGTGACACTTAACGATAAACCTCTGAGCTTAACTGCCTTGGAATTTAATATCCTACATTTTTTGGCTAGCCATCCTGGTCAAGCATGGAGTCGTCCACAGCTAATCCAAAAAATCTGGGGTTGTGACTACGTCGGAGATGGACGTGTCGTTGATGTGCATATTGGTCAGCTTCGCAAAAAAATGGAAGTTGACACCACGATACCTGAGTATATTAAAACTGTCCGGGGTTACGGTTATAAGTTTGAGCCTCCCGAAGACAGTAATGCTTAAATTTTCAATACCAGGAATACTTCATCCCAAAAATTAGTCTGGCAGCCTCAACCATAGTGTTATCTCTTAAAAGTTGAGATAACACCAAATTTTCTCCATAATCTTACTTAGGTACGAGTGTATAAGCAAGTGTTAGTTTGGATTATTCATACCAAACTAATTAGGGTATTTAGTGATAGATAAGCCACCTCATACTGACTTTACTGTTACTGCTAGCTGCAATCCCAATGCATCCAGTAATTGACTCAGACAAGAAAATTCAACTTCTCCTTGCTGAGATAACATCAAATCGAGTTGCTCATAGCATTGCTTGACTTGCTCTGGAAGCTGCTCCATTCCACCCTGTGCTTCAATCACATTTTTGAGTGCTTTTCCTAACATTTTAGAGTTTCCCTCTTCTAAAACTACTTCGATATATGATGCTGCTTCTAGTGGGTCTTTGAGGTGTTGAATTATTCCTTCATGATAGCTTACACTTCTAGGCATCATCTCTACTCCTATAGTCTTCCCAATATTTCTTAGCTTTACCAATATCTTGTTCTTGAGTGCTTTTATCTCCACCACATAAAAGAATAATAATTGTTATCTCTTCCTGTCCAAAGTATAGGCGGTAGCCCGGCCCATAGTCGATTCTCAATTCAAAAACACCTTCTCCAACTGAATTACAATCACCTAAATTACCATCTTCAACTCGGTCAAGTCTAGCTCTTATTTTAGCTTTTGCTCTTCTATCTCGTAGAGAATCAAGCCACTCATCAAAAATATTTTTCCCATCTACTGTTAGGTAATTCCTAATTTCTCTTGGTTGCACTTCCATGATTCTCTGGAGAAGTCGATTTATAAATCATGAAATAATTCATAGTTTTTTCGCCGCCAGTCTTTGACTCACCAACTCCGCTGCTAAATGTATTGCGGCTTTCATGCTTGTAGCGTCAGCAATTCCCTTACCTGCAATATCAAATGCTGTTCCATGATCTGGTGAAGTTCGCACAAAAGGTAGACCAATAGAAGTATTCACAGCGCGGTCAAAAGCCATCAACTTCACAGGAATTAAACCTTGGTCGTGGTAAAGTGCCAAGTAAGCATCTGCGGGATTTTGGCTGTGAGTATTTCCATACCAAGCTTGACCAGGCTTAACCCACATCGTATCTGGTGGTATCGGCCCATCTAGTTGTAAATGGGGGCGGTTTTGTCGTTCTTGCTCCAACCAGGGAATTAACCAATCGATTTCTTCAGTTCCCAATTGTCCCTGTTCGCCGCTGTGGGGATTTAAACCGGCGATCGCAATTCTCCCATTCTCAATACCAAAATCTCTCTCTAAACACTCCAAGAGCAAATCGAGTTTCTTCGTCAACAACTCTGGTGTTAAGGTATCTGCTACTTGACGTAGGGGAATATGTGTGGTGGCAAGTAAAGCGCGGAGTATCCAATTAGTGTGAGGCGATCGCGCCACAAATAACATCCCAAAACGGTCAATGCCTGATTTCTCCGCTAAAAGTTCCGTTTGCCCTGGATAATTATACCCTGCAGCTTTCCAAGCCGACTTAGCTATGGGGCCTGTAACAATGCCATCAAATTGATCAGCGAGAGTTTGAGCGATCGCATATTCCATATAAGCAAAACTAGCCGCACCACTAGCCGCATTACCTTTTCCTATGGTAATTTCAGCTTTGATTTTCCCCTCTAATGGCACATCAATCACAGACAACTGGGCTGGATTTACTAAGGGTGTGAGATTCTCAGCCAAATTCAGTCTCTCATAGGTCTGGGTTAGCAAATCTAAGTTACCAACCACCGTCAGTTCACAGTTTTGAGCAACCGCTGGATCAGCCAAAGCTTTCAAAACCACCTCGGTCCCAATCCCTGCAGGATCTCCCAGCGTCAAAGCCAAACGCGGATGATTTTTCATTTTGTTAAGAGTCAAAAGTCAAGTGTCAAAGGTCAAAGGTCAAGAGTCAAGAGTCATTTATTCTTTCTCCTTCATCTCCCCCAATCCCCAATCCCCAATCCCCAATCCCCAGTCCCCAATCCCCAATCCCCAGTCCCCAATCCTTATCACTGCCAAACTGGTTTAAAATTATTTACATAAGTCTAATTCCACTGTCACCGTGAAAAAGCCTTGATATACCTAGTTTATCTGAGTTTGTCTAAGGCACTTGGTGAGCGGAAAACTAATTAGAATTTGCCGTTATCAACCGACCGCAAGCAGGTTGCAACGGCGATACACTCAAATTAACCATTTGCAAAGGAGTACCACATAAATGAGTGGCGAACTATTAAATGCAGCTCTGTTGTCCTTCGGTTTAATCTTCGTGGGTTGGGCCTTGGGTGCTTTGTTACTGAAAATTCAGGGCGCAGAAGCAGAAGAATAATCCGGCTAATAACCCAATTTTCTCAGAAAAAAAGCTTGTCCGATTTCTGGACAAAGCTTTTTCTGTATGTACACCCAATTTCTGCCACATTTCTAAAAAAAGTGTAAACTTTTGTTTATTAGGCTATTCTGATAAGATTCTTCTCATATAACTTTAAAAATTGTTACAACCCTCATGACATTATTAATCGTCGGTGCCACTGGCACCTTAGGAAGACAAGTGGCTCGTCGTGCTATCGATGAGGGGTATAAGGTGCGCTGTCTTGTCCGGAGTACCAAAAAAGCAGCTTTTCTGAAAGAATGGGGTGCAGAATTAGTATCGGGAGACTTGTGTTATCCCGAAACCCTGCCAAGAGCGCTAGAGGGTGTAACTGCAGTTATAGATGCAGCGACATCTCGCCCCACAGATTCACTGAGTATTAAACAAGTAGACTGGGATGGCAAGGTAGCATTAATTCAGGCAGTCAAAGCCGCAGGTATAGATCGTTTTATCTTCTTTTCAATTCTAGAAGCAGAAAAGTATCCAGAAGTACCGCTGATGGAAATTAAGCGGTGTACAGAACTCTACCTTGCCGAGTCTGGCTTAAACTACACCATTCTACGGCTAGCTGGATTCATGCAAGGGTTAATTGGTCAATACGGGATTCCGATTTTGGAAAACCAGCCGGTTTGGGTAAGTGGTGTATCCTCTCCCGTCGCTTATATGGACACTCAGGACATAGCTAAATTTGCTATCCGTGCTTTGAATGTACCAGAAACCGAAAAACAAGCTTTTCCCCTAGTCGGGACTCGTGCTTGGAGTGCTGAAGAAATCATTAACCTGTGTGAGCGCTTGTCTGGTAAAGAAGCCAGAATAACACGGATGCCAATTAACTTATTGCGTACTGTGCGGCGCGTCATCAAGTTCTTTCAGTGGGGATGGAACGTAGCAGACAGACTGGCGTTTACAGAAGTTTTAGCAAGTGGTCAACCTTTAAATGCCTCAATGACTGAGGTATACCAAATTTTTGGGTTAGAGCAAGAACAAACTACTACACTGGAAAGCTATCTGCAAGAGTACTTCAGTCGAATTATGAAGAAACTTAAAGAGTTAGACTATCAGAAAAGTAAAACCAAAAAGCAGAGATCAAAGAAGACTCCGTTTAAAAAAGTTAATAGTCAAGAGTCAATAGGCAATGGTCAATAGGCAAGAAGGCAATAGGCAAGGGTTGTTACTCTAGGCTTTGGACTCTTGACTCTTGACTTCGGACTTTTGACTTTTGACTCCAAACTAATGACTACGTTGTCAAAAATGTGTAAGGATTAGCATAATACAGAGCGTCGCCTAAACTTGGATATTTGAATGTGCCGAAAGTAGGCATTATCTACAATGATCTTAAACCGATAGCGGGTCGCATCGCTATCGACCTGAAAGACAAGCTAACCGCTGACGGTTGGCATGTGTGCATCACTACGAGTATCGGTGGCATACTGGGTTACTCCAACCCTGAGAGTCCCGTATGCCACACCCCGATTGATGGTCTGACGCCCCCCGGTTTTGACTCGGATATGGAATTTGCAGTTGTATTGGGGGGAGATGGTACTGTTTTGGCAGCATCTCGTCAGGTTGCGCCATGCGGTATTCCACTACTAACAGTGAATACCGGACACATGGGGTTTTTGACGGAAGCTTACATCAATCAATTGCCTCAAGCAATAGAGCAGGTGATGGCGGGTGAGTATGAAATTGAAGAACGAGCAATGCTCACTGTTCAAGTGTTGCGGGGGGAGTCAGTATTGTGGGAAGCCCTCTGCTTAAATGAAATGGTGCTACATCGGGAACCATTAACCTGTATGTGCCATTTTGAGATTGCTATAGGGCGTCATGCGCCAGTCGATATAGCAGCAGATGGTGTGATTGTTTCGACACCAACTGGTTCTACAGCCTATTCCTTGAGTGCTGGTGGACCTGTTGTTACACCTGGGATTCCCGCATTGCAACTAGTACCTATCTGTCCTCACTCTCTAGCTTCCAGAGCTTTAGTGTTTCCAGACACGGAACCGGTAAATATTTATCCAGTAAATATTCCTCGGCTGGTGATGGTAGTAGATGGGAATGGGGGGTGTTACGTTTTTCCTGACGATCGCGTACATTTAGAGCGATCGCAGTATAGCGCTCGGTTCATTCGCCTGCAACCACCAGAGTTTTTCCGAATTTTGCGCGAAAAACTGGGATGGGGTCTACCACATATTGCTAAACCCACTTCGGTAGAATTACCTTAGTCAGTTAACAGTTAACAGTTAACAGTTAACAGTTAACAGTTAACTGTTCCCCGATAAACTCATTTCCTTCCAGAACTGCTGATATAGGAATAGTATTTGGATTTAGTGATTAAAGTTGCAGCGTTGAATTTGATAGCTGATACCTGAACGTGTTACAACATCCGAGGTGGCATGTTAAATCAGGATTGCTCAAATCAGAAACTTGTAAATTATATCTCTAGTTCACGTACAGACTTTCTTTTGAAAGGTCAGTACAATCCAAATTCTATATCCAACATCACAAATCAATATGACAGTTGCTCATAGCCCCTGTGTTTTAGTTGTCGAAACCGATGAGACTCTTGCAAATCAGCTTTCTTTTGATTTGCAAGAAGCTGGTTATGAAGCCGTTTTGGCTAATGATGCAGCGAGCGGTTTACAATATAGTCGCGATCGCCAGCCTTCTTTAATTGTCCTCGATAGAATGCTGGCGGGGGAATCAGGACTCTCACTATGCAAAAATCTGAGGAGTGCTGGTATGCGTTCTCCAGTGCTAGTACTCATGGCTAGAGATTCAGTCGATGATCGTGTAGCTTGTTTAGAAGCAGGCGCTGATGACTATATTCTCAAGCCTTACCGCGCAGAAGATTTTTTGAAGTTGATTCGCCTCTATTTAAAACCTGATGTCGATACCACAGAGCAATTGCGCTTTGGAGATTTAGTGCTAGACATCGCTACCCGTCGTGCTATTCATAACAGTCGGGTAATTGATTTGACTATGAAAGAATTTGAACTCTTAAAGTTTTTAATGGAACATCCCCGCGAGGTGTTGACACGCGAACAAATTCTCGAAAATGTTTGGGGTTACGACTTTATGGGTGAGTCAAATGTAATTGAAGTATATATTCGTTACTTACGCCTGAAAATTGAAGACGAAGGACAAAAGCGTCTAATTCAGACAGTGCGCGGTGTCGGGTACGTTTTAAGGGAATCTTAAAGGCCAATGACAGGAGTGACAACTGCTACACAAAAAGATTTGATGATCCCACCTCTAAAAAGGGTGGGATTCTGAATTTAGAGAGTATACTTACAAAAAATCAAAGTCTGTGTCACCAAAAGAACAATTATCAATCGTCTGTTTTTTTTCTTAAATTTTGTTAAATTGTAATCTCAATGACAGAATCGAGAATTATATGATTCGTTGGCTAAGTTTGGTTTCCATGCTACTAAGTGTTCTGCTCATGGGTTGTTCTCTACCCACCACAGCTAAATCTCCCACTGGTTCTGGCTCTCGAACTGAAGCAACTGCACCTTCCGGTCAAAAACTACCGATTTCTGCCCAAGCTTTTGTTCCTAATGGGAAGATGATTCAATTGGAAGTGGCGCGGACTTCAGAACAGCAGGCGATGGGATTGATGTATCGTCCAGCTTTACCAGATGATAGAGGGATGCTGTTTGAGTTCCCTTCACCACAGCCAGTCAGTTTTTGGATGAAGAATGTACCAGTTGAACTGGACATGGTCTTTCTCCAGAAAGGGGTTGTCAAGTATATTCAGGTGGCTGCACCTCCTTGTGCTAGTGAACCTTGTCCCACTTATGGGCCTAATACACTAATTGACACAGTGATTGAATTACGCTCTGGGCGCTCTGCTGAATTGGGTTTGAAAGTTGGCGATCGTGTCAAAATTAAATTCTTAACCTCCGGAGCCTTACGGAGATGAGGATTTGGAAGCTTGCTGATTTCAGAATTTTGAAAATCTAAATAAATCATGTAATTGTAAAAAAAATGTCTCGTACTGTGATATAATTCTTACCGAACAACTCGCCATCTAAATTTTTGTCAGTCAGCGAAAGCTACTCTATCCACAAGCTGGAGTCAGAGTATCCAGGTTTTACAGCAAAAATCTTCCTTTTGGCGTACGTGTAAATAGTCGCAAATAAGAGACTATAAGCTATGGAATCTTTGTTACCAAATGCGTAATTAAATAAGATACTGCTGTAGAGAAGATGAAACCGATTTTACCAGGGGAAAGTGCTACTTAAAAATTGAGTAGACGAGTAGCGATAAAGTTTAAATTTCCCCATCTATCGAAGAATTGCTCTCTTTGATGGAACTTAGATAAATCTCTTTTGTGGTGTTTAATCGGTAATACCACAGTGACAGATTAAATACTGGCTACTGGCTACTGAGAAATGGTGGACTGATATATGACAATACACACTACGCAAGGAGGTGAGATACAAATGGCACCATCAACATATTCTCGACTGATTCATTTTTTACAAGAAGATTTGGCAATTTCGACGGCGTCTTTGGCTGTGGCGCTACGACACCGGGAACAAGATCCAGGCCCTTTACCCATGATTCTTTGGCAGTATGGGTTAATTACTCTGGAACAGTTAGAGAAAATTTATGATTGGCTAGAAACGGCGTAGCCGTGAGTAGTTCATGCAGGAGAATTGAGGTATGTCATATCTACCCTGCCTTGTGCAAAGGCTTATAGATAGGGAAAACTTTTATCATTTCTACTCATTTACACCCAAAAAAGAGCGAGTTGGATTTTCAACTCGCTTTTTTAGTTTTTAGTAGGAGTCAGGAGTTAGGGGTCAAGAGTTCAGGGTCAAGGTAGTATCTTGATCACGAATGACAAATGACAAATGACCAATGACAAATAACTATTGTGCAAACACTTTAGCTGCAGCGGCTACGCCAGCGCCTGGAGTAAAGTTTTCGTAGCCGAGTTCTGAGAGAACGACTTCTAGGGATGCTATGCAGCTAAGAATATCGCGATCGCTCACAAAACCCAAGTGACCAATGCGGAAAATTTTGTTTTTTAGATGATCTTGGCCGCCAGCTAAGGCGATGTCAAAGCGCTTGTTAATTAAAGACCGAATCTTATCTGACTCAATTTCTTGTGGTGCAACAGCTGTAATTGCTGGACTAGCATGAGTGTCTGGGGCAAACAGGGGTAAATTTAAGCCTTTAATCGCCGCACGGGTAGCATTTTTCTGCCGTTCGTGACGACTAAATATTGATTCTAAGCCTTCCTCTTTCATGATCCGCAAGGTGGTGTGCAGTGCCACGATTAAGTTCACTGGTGGAGTGAATGGGGTAGTGTTTTTGGCTGCTGATTTGCGATATTTGCCTAAATCTAGATAATATTTGGGCAATTTAGCAGTTTTGTAAGCTTCCCAAGCCTTGGGACTGACAGAAACAAATCCCAATCCAGGGGGTATCATGTAGCCTTTTTGGGAACCAGAGGCGACGACATCCAAACCCCAAGCATCCACGGGTAAATTGAATGCACCCAAACTAGTGACAGCATCAACAATAATCAAAGCTTCACCGTGTGCTTTGACATGGCTGTTGATGGTTTCTAAGTCATTGAGTACACCAGTTGAGGTTTCGCTGTGGGTGATGATGACGGCTTTAATTTGCTTCTCTGTATCCGCT contains these protein-coding regions:
- a CDS encoding CAP domain-containing protein yields the protein MIRTTIHGIALGTFVLTSGANAISIPDKTSTPKSSHIASHNLLAISYPQSRNYPQRSPYPQARPTNSQRSPYPQTRPTNPQNSPTNPQNSPTNPQNSPTNPQNTPNNSQGSQSSADTASIEASVFQQINQYRASINLPALTRNSAADNQAKIHSQNMASGKVGFGHSGASQRFKATGISYKSAAENVAYNSGSDPATRAVQGWLKSPGHLANIKGNFSLTGIGVAKSSDGKVYLTQLFFLS
- a CDS encoding CAP domain-containing protein, whose translation is MFRQTAFGIALSTLVLASELTTASFPLHTATKKQIHQPLSISSHQVASTTSFKTTALEKSVFEQINRYRVSQGLTKLTLNANITKQARIHSQNMANGKVPFSHQGFERRVTAIPLIYNSAAENVAFNQGYSNPASEAVTGWIKSPGHLENIKGKYNLTGIGVAANKKGEVYLTQIFLYTR
- a CDS encoding ribonuclease H-like domain-containing protein, translating into MTLDDFQVSDRDLSDAALSQYLKSEAIAIDTETMGLLPQRDRLCLVQLCNLEGNVAVVRIAKGQTDAANLKKLLEAANIQKVFHFARFDVATLRYHLGIQVQPIFCTKIASKLARTYTNRHGLKDVVQELEKVELDKSAQSSDWGNAANLSADQLSYAANDVRYLLSVQQKLTEMLKREQRWELAQQCFQVLPTIVSLDLLQFKDLFEH
- a CDS encoding rhodanese-like domain-containing protein, which encodes MANKNLVDNIIPSQPHIEPQSDAHVLKSRLEWGEPAFTILDVSDRRTYNEGHITGAMATPIDELVDIATSSLDKDRHIYVYGATEEQSAQAAQSLHSAGFRHVSQLKGGLAAWKAIGGSTEGIIESKTPAGADDYNVVARIQNHVENQRKEV
- a CDS encoding response regulator transcription factor, which produces MVMAPATNPKILVVDDDHGVRNLIYRFLGRKYQIESASDGKTALSMFDQFNPALVILDWNLPDTNGYKLCQEMQSRTNVLVMILTSRNDEADKIRVLAAGADDFMTKPFSLAEVEVRVQALLRRIRSINPSPTQRLVFQQLAINPDGREVTLNDKPLSLTALEFNILHFLASHPGQAWSRPQLIQKIWGCDYVGDGRVVDVHIGQLRKKMEVDTTIPEYIKTVRGYGYKFEPPEDSNA
- a CDS encoding DNA-binding protein, producing the protein MMPRSVSYHEGIIQHLKDPLEAASYIEVVLEEGNSKMLGKALKNVIEAQGGMEQLPEQVKQCYEQLDLMLSQQGEVEFSCLSQLLDALGLQLAVTVKSV
- a CDS encoding type II toxin-antitoxin system RelE/ParE family toxin, translated to MEVQPREIRNYLTVDGKNIFDEWLDSLRDRRAKAKIRARLDRVEDGNLGDCNSVGEGVFELRIDYGPGYRLYFGQEEITIIILLCGGDKSTQEQDIGKAKKYWEDYRSRDDA
- the pdxA gene encoding 4-hydroxythreonine-4-phosphate dehydrogenase PdxA — translated: MKNHPRLALTLGDPAGIGTEVVLKALADPAVAQNCELTVVGNLDLLTQTYERLNLAENLTPLVNPAQLSVIDVPLEGKIKAEITIGKGNAASGAASFAYMEYAIAQTLADQFDGIVTGPIAKSAWKAAGYNYPGQTELLAEKSGIDRFGMLFVARSPHTNWILRALLATTHIPLRQVADTLTPELLTKKLDLLLECLERDFGIENGRIAIAGLNPHSGEQGQLGTEEIDWLIPWLEQERQNRPHLQLDGPIPPDTMWVKPGQAWYGNTHSQNPADAYLALYHDQGLIPVKLMAFDRAVNTSIGLPFVRTSPDHGTAFDIAGKGIADATSMKAAIHLAAELVSQRLAAKKL
- a CDS encoding PetM family cytochrome b6-f complex subunit 7, which encodes MSGELLNAALLSFGLIFVGWALGALLLKIQGAEAEE
- a CDS encoding SDR family oxidoreductase; translated protein: MTLLIVGATGTLGRQVARRAIDEGYKVRCLVRSTKKAAFLKEWGAELVSGDLCYPETLPRALEGVTAVIDAATSRPTDSLSIKQVDWDGKVALIQAVKAAGIDRFIFFSILEAEKYPEVPLMEIKRCTELYLAESGLNYTILRLAGFMQGLIGQYGIPILENQPVWVSGVSSPVAYMDTQDIAKFAIRALNVPETEKQAFPLVGTRAWSAEEIINLCERLSGKEARITRMPINLLRTVRRVIKFFQWGWNVADRLAFTEVLASGQPLNASMTEVYQIFGLEQEQTTTLESYLQEYFSRIMKKLKELDYQKSKTKKQRSKKTPFKKVNSQESIGNGQ
- a CDS encoding NAD(+) kinase is translated as MPKVGIIYNDLKPIAGRIAIDLKDKLTADGWHVCITTSIGGILGYSNPESPVCHTPIDGLTPPGFDSDMEFAVVLGGDGTVLAASRQVAPCGIPLLTVNTGHMGFLTEAYINQLPQAIEQVMAGEYEIEERAMLTVQVLRGESVLWEALCLNEMVLHREPLTCMCHFEIAIGRHAPVDIAADGVIVSTPTGSTAYSLSAGGPVVTPGIPALQLVPICPHSLASRALVFPDTEPVNIYPVNIPRLVMVVDGNGGCYVFPDDRVHLERSQYSARFIRLQPPEFFRILREKLGWGLPHIAKPTSVELP